From the Triticum urartu cultivar G1812 chromosome 4, Tu2.1, whole genome shotgun sequence genome, the window TTACTTTTAGCCGCCAATCACTTGCAATTCTACAATCTGTGTTTCCCTTTTGCTTTGTATTGTAATTAACTTGTAGACACATCTCTGCAAGCCTCTACAGGAGGCAAAGACCATTTCCTCAAAAAAGCTACAATTGTAGTCTATGCACTTGCAGATCATCACCGCCGAACATGCGGCGGTAGAGCTCCTCAACGGAGCGGCGACAGAGGCGAAAGGTGGGATGGTCGCGTAATTGGGAAGTAGGTGGCGCGGGGAGGCTATGGGAGGCAGAGAGGCAACTCGGCATCGGCGAGGGCTCGCTTTGGCTCACCGGTCCGTAGTAGTGGTGGCTGGCGCCTGGCCGTTGGATCAGGCGCCGACGCCCATCTTGAGGTGGGGTTGGATCTAAGGTGGATGGAGAGGGGATTAGGCCTAGGATTTTGGTTCCAAAAAGACAGGGAATGTTTTCCTTGTACACAAGGGCTAGGGGGCTGGATATGTGCAGTAAGGTAGGCTGACTCATTTCGCAAATTTTAATTATAAATAATTTATTAAATAAAGGTTGCAACCAAATATAATTTAGTTAGAGCATCAAACAAACTTTGAATTGAATGGAATTATAAATGTGACTTCTCTAGACCATATCAAGGCCATTCAAAAATAATCAAACTATTTGGACTTCGTTTAATATGTATTTAGAAAATAAATCTGTTTAATGTAATAAATGGGTTTGAACTATGAGTGATAACTAGGATTGGGCAAAAATAGTGAAATAATTGAGATAGCTCCCAAATATCACAAAAAGACCATCTGCAAAGTGTGAAGGTGGGCCTCAGACTAAAACACCAAAATGGAGAAGGGTTTACTTATTCACCATTTAGCAAAATAGCAAAATAAAATATCTAATGAGTAATTTAAATAGTGTCCAATCTATATCCGTCCATCAGTGATGCTAATATACATGATCACTGGCTTGACGAAATACGAAATAGGTTAAATATGCTTATAAGGGTGGAAGCGTCTGCCTTATTACAGCCGCATTGTCTATGTATAAATTGCATTATTTCTAATGGCAAACACTTTCTTGTTTGCAGGTCGCTTTTCGTTGTACACACATACTTTGTATGTGATCTACGATGCATCGAACATAGTACCAACTGTTGCTTAAGATGGTGCGTACGAGTTTGGAGGGAGGTGGTCACGGAGGTTTTTACCCAACATTAATGGCAACATGATCTTTAGATTGGTCCACTTTCTCCTATGACATAGACTTAGTGTCGGTTCCATAGGATTTCACCGCTGCCATTGTGTCGTTAtacctttttatttttgttgaacTTGTTTCTGTAGGCTGTGTGCATAGCTATTCAGAGGCCGGATATCGCTTCATATGTATGTTCCACTTGATGCTACATTTTGAGTTAATAAAAGCATCATTTGTTGAAAAGATGGTTTTGGATTTAAAATTGCACTATCTAGGTATAGGATAAAATGCTATGCTTGGAAGTTTGAAACAGTCCATTAGTCTTGATAGGACATATATTTGGAAAACTAAAAGCCTACGAACTCCTACGAAATTCATCAATTCAAAAGGCCAAAGaggttttcaaaaaaaaaaacgcATTCCAAATTGGGAAGAGCTGACCTGCGTAACCACCGGTAGGATAAATATAAACCGGAGCTAGCTGACACGGATTCAACTATCAACTGTTGCATTGGCTTCCCGCCAAAAATAATATTTGTTGCATTAGCATCACACAGTCTACAACTCTACGCAGAGAGTGAGACAGAGTAGATAAATACGGGCACATGATCCGCGGTCCCATCCCCATGTGTCGTCTCTCCCTCTCTTAATTGCTGCAGCTACTCTCTACCTCACGCCGCCCCCGTTTCCCTCCATTACCACGGCAGCTCTACTTTCTCTCTCTACAGTACAGCTCGCTCGAGCTCATCTCCTTCCTCAGTTCGTTCGTCTCCCGTGTGGGGTTCCAATGGGCAAGAAAGGCCTCACCTCCATCTTCTCCAAGCTCCCCGCCGGCGCCGACGAGCCTTCTCCGCCGTGGCCGTGGCCGTCGTGCCGGAATCCACAGACGGCCTCCTTCCGCGAGGAAGAACGCCGCCGGCCCTGCAGAACCGCCGCCGCCGTCAGCAGGAGCCCCGCGGCTGCGGCGAGGCTCATCCACGGCGGCGCCGGGGAAATGTACAAGACGGTCAACTCCGTCTACCAGCTCGACTACATCTCCGCCGACGGCTCCTGCttcgatgaggaggaggaggaggaggggcagGGCGTGCTGGAGCTGGATGACGATGACGGTTTCTCGACGACGACCGCGTCGGAGGAGTGGTCGGAGGCGGTGATCCGCAGCCTCGGCCGCACGTCCACCGACCGCTTCTTCGTCGACCCTCCGGGCCCGGCGTCCAACTCCATCTTGGCGCTGTCGCCTGGGAAGCAGTCGGCGGCACAAGCGGATGAGGCCGAGGAGAAGCCGCAGTCGGAGCCGATTGCGTCGACGTCGCTGGTGGAGGAGAgcgtggcggtggcggtggactCGGAGGACCCGTACGGGGACTTCCGGGCGTCCATGGAGGAGATGGTGGCCGCGCACGGGCTGCGCGGCTGGGAAGCGCTGGAGGAGCTCCTCGTGTGGTACCTCCGGATCAACGGCAAGCACAACCACGCACTCATCGTCGGCGCCTTCGTCGACCTCCTGGTcggcctcgccgcgccgccggcGTCGTCCTCTTCTGCCGCgccaaccaccaccaccacagcGACGACGATGACGACCACCAGCGCCAGCGGCGGCAGCGGGAGCACCGCCAGCACCAGCACGTCCAGCAGCACATGTGGCTGCGAAGGCGACGTCACTCCCGCCACCACAACGAcagaggagcaatgcggcgatcGGAACGGCGACGCCTCGCGCTCGCCTGCTTCATCAAGCCATAGCCTGCAGGGCAAGGACGAGGAGGACCTCGCCGGCGACAAGGCAGGTGACGACGATCTTAGCATCACCAGAAGTGCACATTAGCTTCTTGGTTAGTCAACCGGCAAAACGTCATCGGTTTTCTTTTCTTTGAGATCTCGAAAGTTCTACGGCGGCCCTGTTTGATTAGCGGCCCGCTTGGAAGGCCGGAATTTCACAAGAATTTGTGCTCCCTGTTTTCACCAAATTCTCGTGAAATTTTCGCTTTCCGAACAATCGCAACAAAATTCATGATAATGCTTGCTTGTTTGTTCATCTCTCCTTCAATTTTTAAAAAAATGCTGATACCACATACGGAGTATTTACAAATATTTTGGAGGTATAACGTTGGAGCCTGGAGGGATCCAATGTACAGTATGACGCATTAGTTGTAGGCTCCTCTAAACAGGAGTACTTACTTGAAATCAATACTGTCGCAAGCTTAAACAGCTACATTCATTCATTCATCCATGATCCATCAATTACTGCGAGTTGCTACTGATGAGGCACCGACCGCTGGTTAACGTGAATCAGAAATAAAGCTGCAGATTTCGCCGGTGCAAATACGCGCACAGCGACGTGCTGGTGGGCAGGGCAGGTCGATGCACAGACATATTTAATGTGTACAGCACCACAAGCCAATCAATCTGATCAATGTACACACATACATGTGCCTGCGTACACATGCACGCTTGGCAGTAGGACTAACCACCACTGCTACGTCTACGTGGTGATGTGATTAGACGACGAAGTACGTGTACCTAATTTCGTTGTTCTCCGTCTgggaaagaaaaaaaaaacacgAAGTACGTGAACAGCAGAAAGCCGGTGCTAGTGGTACACGTAGTATTGATTAGCAGGCGAGACGAGAGGCCGACGTTGCGTCGATGACAGGTCGCCGTCGATCGTGGCGGTAGCGTGTGATGACTGATCGCACTGGGCTGGGCGGCGAGTTTGAATGCGGTCCATCTCTTCGGTGCCCCTCCCTGTATTCCGTGCACCCCCATGCTTTTCTTCTCACGATATAAATGGAGTACTGATGGTCAGTGTCGGATTTCGgattccggcagacccttaagatTCGAACACTATGGTGCGCGCGGAGAATTCGCCTTCCTTTTATCTGCgcccctccgccttgctaagatctaagctgTGAAAAGAACAGTACAAcagacatagggtttatactggttcgggtcaccgttgtggtgtaataccctactccagtgtgtggtgtggtggattgcctcttgaactgatgatgatgagcaatacaagaaAGAACatcctcgcgagggtctgttcctGGCTGGGGCGAcaaactgctaggaggagttcagtcacccttctccctctctcttctccgattccccccccccccctcctaccttaggggtggctagtcctatttataggcaaaggccctgggcctcttcccaaatattgagcgggaagggcgccaacaattggccattttgaaagGAAACATCTGGTACatttatcctgactaaagttggtcctcgcctgtcaaagactctggtggtgacgttggcttgggctccacaatgacttcttCCCTGCCGTTGGACCGGTCTTGGTCTCGTTTCACCGAAACGGGTgtctttgcttgatgctctcacCTGCGCTtactccctttgcaccaaagagaaaaggaggacgctgcgcgggctggcgcccgcctggcgtccttggtcgccatggcttgcatcacgggcacctcgtgaggtaccccgccttgatatctccgcctccttgcgagccaacctgatgaggccgtgcctgaggaagctccgtgtcgtccgccccgcgaggcttggcccctcggagggtcttgggtctgtgttgatgaggACGGGCCGTGCTGGGTCCCCTTTGAGcaatgccgcaggccgcaggcaggcaagtctgagGACCCCCGTTctcagaacgccgacagtagcccccgggtccaaggcgcgcccggacctggccgtgcagggaggcgaaagggcaagagcgaagcgccgcgggccctaacagcctgcggccttgggcgccgcgtggcggttgactggacgtgggcgtctccacttcctcatggcgcctcggcaactgcacggattggacaagtctctgcatgcaaagcgggtcatgattacctgcgattgtggaggtcggcggttggccttcgccggccataagtacggaacggcgcgcgcccttccagtccatcccttcttgcttctccttctttatcatggccccgtcgaggaggttctcgaccgcagagaaggggaaggctcgccaggttgagcctgcctctcccccgcccaagcgcggccgagggcgcccccgcaaacatcctgtggccaccacggcagctccccgcggccgtggagatGATTTCCAGCACGGTGACGGACTGCTGCGGCCGGGGCGCGCGCTAAGGtcgcgcgtccccctaggccgcgctttcgcactgcagaggtgctgccggagttcgttgtgtggtcggcggagccgactagcacccggcttcaacttcctcgcttcctcctcggcgagatCCCGGCCGACACCCCGGGCGTcctctggcttcaggcagacggctgctgcagccgggcctcatgggcttcactggaggtctccgcagccgggagcctggccttgacccgcggttggcagacgtttgcccgcgcgcgtggcctgagacGTCgatgcaccctgcacttcaagtttgacggcgatgccaccctctacgtgagggtgtttggggaagatggtcgccgcgcagggtgctgccctgaggacgacgaccacggccgggaacccagccccggcgatgatggagaggacagcgctcgcgtgattggcggcgctcagggttccccaagcttcaccgGCTCTTCTTCAGGTGGCGACTCTTCTAGCgatggccgcggtcagcctccacgccgtcgtacatgcttgggaggtggtagcgtgtctgcCGGCCATCGCGTttcggtgaagcgcgagagggagtctgcctgagccccggaggcagctcgagccttctctgcaggccggtgtgaggcgagctgcgcctgatttgttctttcttttcctttttcctgcgtaaaaagacagtagcgtggagccccgcgggggcgtgtttgggttattactgttaatcatcgctttgcttctgttatcgtgccttccggctacgtgcccgcgcgtggatagttcccggccccagccatgggggggcgaccgacccaggccctgtgttcgtgtcgcggtgcccgtggggcacggactggaggggtgcgcctgtaatggacccaggtcgtgaagcctttgaacgactaggacaggaacactTGCGAGGGCGCTCagctgcccccctcgcgaggccttgcataaaAGAAATCGAGGCATGAGAGTGAAAAAGTCAAAGAACCAcgagccaaagacggcaacagcttcaataaaacttcgaatgagaatgaacaagccaactaTGGAAAGCAAATAAAAAAACCGCGTCTGGCACTTAATCTAGTCTTCGacatcttctcaccagcgcggagctaagtgcttccactggacgtgggagggagccccagggcctgaggccggcgctcctgagactccggggcatgtacagccccaactcattattacgtgagagtgtcacgggcggcgagcttcacaggcgttggccttcttcacaggcttcgggcctttcttgggggaagcaggcttcacgggcgtttgccctcttcacaggctccggaccctttccaaaacgcgacagcttcacaggcattcgccttcttcacaggctctgggccttttccaaaacgcgacagcttcacaggcattcaccttcttcacaggctctgggcctttttcaaaacgcgacagcttcacaggcattcgccttcttcacaggctctgggccttttccaaaacacgacagcttcacaggcattcgccttcttcacaggctctgggccttttccaaaaggcgacagcttcacaggcattcgccttcttcacaggctctgggctttttccaaaacgcgatagcttcacaggcattcgccttcttcacaggctctgggccttttccaaaacgcgacagcttcacaggcattcgccttcttcacaagctctgggcctttttaggggtagaacctccggaggtgctggatgttccatgcgttctggaccggcaccccctcctgagtctccaaacgcgtggagccgggcctggaaacatgaacaaccttgaacgggccctcccacatgggagagagcttgtgcaatccctccctggagagaacccgcctgagcatgaggtctcctacctcgagagttctagggcggatgttgcggcagtgatatcgttgcagtgcttgttggtacctcgccgctcgcagcgcggcttctcggcgacgttcctcccccagcatgaGGTCCATCCCTTGCATGGCGTCCTGCTGTGCCTCATCGAACGCCaagacccgcgcggagcgacgtctgacctcgtgagggaggaccgcttcggctccatagaccaggaagaacggggtctctccagtcagcttggtcgcggttgtgcggatggatcacaacacggactgaaactcgtcgtaccaacctctgccgcaggcctccagcttattcttgaacgtcctggtcttgaggcccctcaggacctttgcgttggctcgctcggcctggccgttgcttcgggggtgcgccaccgaagcgtagcatatccgcgttccaaggttagcacagtatgttttgaagaggttactggtgaactgcagACCGTTGtttgtgatgatgcggttcggcaccccgaaccggctcacgatgcccctgatgaacttgaccgaggaacccgcggggatggtgcggacggcctctacttcagcccacttggtgaacttgtccacggcgacgtagaggtagcggtagccccctggcgcccgaggaaacgggcccaggatgtccagcccccagactgcgaatggccacgaaaggggtatagtctgcaggcctcctgccggctgatggatctgcttggcgtggaactggcaggcctcacaagctttcaccagttcgacggcatcattgagtgcggtgggccaataaaacccactgcggaacgccttgccgacgagggtccgtgatgatgaatgatgtccacagtctccgttgtgtatatcttccagcagttcctttccttgctccctggagatgcagcgcagggatacatcgtttggtcgcttccggtagagctctctatccttgatgcagtatgccgtggcctgccgtgccatacgctccgcttcctcctccttctccggcagggtcccttgtgttaagtaactccagagctccgtgatccagcacccctcctaaggtttcatcgtcaggagcaggcatgctcctgaggccgggccacataccggggctcccgaggcaggtggctgggggagctcctcccgaggctgagccgtgtttgacaatgacgacagggctgagggcttgaagagccgctcctcgaagacgccaggctcctgaggtaaccgcctggacgcccgtttggcgatgtcgtcggcctcctggaagcccccagcccctcgtcctgatggcggtcctcgtttctcttTGGCTGCGGTGGCAGCGGAGGGGGGCCTgtgttgccttgcgggcgatcctcgcgaggctaaTCCCTCCAGTCtctctcgcgaggcgggtcttgccagcgatcctcgcgaggtcgatcgcgccacccctggcgcgggcagcggtctttccagcgtcctgcgttccttactcctcctcgaccgtagccccggtcaccacggtcggggcgacggtcgatccttccttctcgcacggctcggagctcttgacactcgttggtgttgtgggtgtggaagtcgtggtacacacagtatcgactgcccttgggaggttcgggctgatctctgccccgcttggtgtctggttcggccgcgagcatggcagccctcttgcgcttcacatccttggccttggtcttcttctcttctgggtctgcggcaggcagctcgaggagggagagacgcccttcctcagccctggcgcacttggttgctaagttgaacaactccaagaaagtgcacatgtcttcatgcatcgccagctcctccttcatcttgacatcgcgcacgccgtcggagaaggctgagatgatggcctcctcggtcaccttgggaatcttgaggtgTGCGTTGTtaaagcgctggatgtacttctgcagggtctctccgggttgttgcttgatgcggcacatgtcgctcacggcgggtggccggtcgcgagtaccttggaagttggcgatgaagcgggtgcgcatctcgtcccagaaggagatcgtgcctggagccaggttcaggagccaggtgcgggccctgtccttgagcgccatgggaaaccagttcgccatgaccttctcgtcttcgttggcagcttcgatgcccagctcatagagctggagg encodes:
- the LOC125553679 gene encoding transcription repressor OFP13-like, with the protein product MGKKGLTSIFSKLPAGADEPSPPWPWPSCRNPQTASFREEERRRPCRTAAAVSRSPAAAARLIHGGAGEMYKTVNSVYQLDYISADGSCFDEEEEEEGQGVLELDDDDGFSTTTASEEWSEAVIRSLGRTSTDRFFVDPPGPASNSILALSPGKQSAAQADEAEEKPQSEPIASTSLVEESVAVAVDSEDPYGDFRASMEEMVAAHGLRGWEALEELLVWYLRINGKHNHALIVGAFVDLLVGLAAPPASSSSAAPTTTTTATTMTTTSASGGSGSTASTSTSSSTCGCEGDVTPATTTTEEQCGDRNGDASRSPASSSHSLQGKDEEDLAGDKAGDDDLSITRSAH